Proteins encoded within one genomic window of Brassica rapa cultivar Chiifu-401-42 chromosome A09, CAAS_Brap_v3.01, whole genome shotgun sequence:
- the LOC103833959 gene encoding uncharacterized protein LOC103833959 isoform X2, with amino-acid sequence MADQISSARTRIQRFSEIDNANGECYHFRSRVPFKSFDECLQENRSIFSGTVPPIEGYSRRHHSHETEIGYQSLCLRGFVVQASLDPRNRLLEDAFKVIDNIGWCYTVLHVNPFCPRVVREFISNTPFYEDGALIRGYVYRFSPAVINQLMITPPVKHSFPWKDVVLKQAITHLTGGECSGWKGFNLNALLNPFQALYRVCERNWLPGPDTDLMIRKRLRLLYAVAKRKEIDFGQLVYEQVINMARVTDLDTSLIFPNLIYQLFVLQREVPLLPRDEESIGRGLPIYDSESEGSEGSGPRGRRRLC; translated from the coding sequence ATGGCTGACCAAATTTCTTCTGCTCGAACTAGGATTCAGAGGTTTAGCGAGATTGATAACGCAAATGGAGAATGCTATCACTTTCGATCGCGAGTCCCGTTCAAGTCGTTTGATGAATGTTTACAAGAAAATCGATCGATATTCTCCGGGACCGTTCCGCCTATCGAAGGTTACTCTCGGCGTCATCACAGCCACGAAACTGAAATCGGGTATCAATCTCTTTGTCTCCGAGGTTTTGTGGTTCAAGCTTCTTTAGATCCTAGAAATCGTCTTTTAGAGGATGCTTTTAAGGTTATCGATAACATAGGGTGGTGTTACACGGTGTTGCATGTGAACCCTTTCTGTCCTAGAGTTGTGAGAGAGTTTATCTCTAACACACCATTCTATGAGGATGGAGCTCTTATTAGGGGATATGTGTACCGTTTCTCTCCCGCGGTAATCAACCAATTGATGATAACACCGCCCGTCAAACATTCTTTTCCGTGGAAAGACGTTGTGCTGAAGCAGGCAATCACACATCTCACTGGAGGCGAATGCTCTGGATGGAAGGGATTCAATCTAAATGCTCTGCTCAACCCCTTCCAAGCCCTGTACCGTGTGTGTGAGCGTAACTGGCTTCCAGGTCCGGACACTGATCTGATGATTAGAAAGCGTCTCCGCCTCCTGTATGCTGTTGCCAAGCGTAAAGAAATCGACTTTGGCCAGCTTGTGTACGAACAAGTGATCAACATGGCCCGCGTTACAGATTTGGATACAAGTCTGATATTTCCAAACCTCATCTATCAGCTCTTCGTGCTTCAAAGAGAAGTTCCTCTGTTGCCGAGAGACGAAGAATCTATAGGAAGAGGTCTGCCCATCTATGACTCAGAAAGTGAAGGGAGTGAAGGAAGTGGTCCAAGGGGACGTAGAAGGCTATGTTAG